The Kocuria turfanensis genome contains the following window.
AGCAGTGCCTTTGACAGTTAGTTGAGTCGTACCGGCTCAACTGTGATTGATGATAGCTCCGCCGCGGGACGGGGTTCAACGGTTGTGACGGCCGATCGCCCAGGGCGAACCCGGCCGCCGGCGGGGGCGGCGCCGCCCTCAGCGGCGGTCGTTGGGGTAGCCCACCCCGATCCGCTCGCGGACCTGGTCGAAGAGCTCGACGAGCTCGAGGGAGTCCGCCCAGGGCATCACGGGGGACTCCGGCAGCCCCTGCTGGATGCAGCGGGTGGCCTCGCGCATCTCGTAGACGTACCCGGCGCCGGTCACCTCCACCTGCTCCACGACCGGGGCGGCGCCCCCGCGCGCGCCGTCGGCGCTCTGCAGCACCAGGGTCGTGGGGCAGTTGATCCGCCCGTCCACGCGCAGCCAGCCGTGCGTGCCGCTGACGGTGACCTGGTGCGGCACGGTGCTGGAGAGGGTGCCGCTCACATGGCCCCGGCCGTGCCCGAAGTCCAGGGTCAGGGCGGTGTCCAGGTCCACGGCCGTGGCGCCCAGCTCGGCCCGGGCCGTCCAGCTCTCCGGGGCGCCCAGCACGGCCCCGGTCCAGGTCAGCGGATAGACCATCATGTCCAGCAGCACCCCGCCGCCGTCGGCGTTGCGGAAGAGCCGGTGGTCGGGGTCCACCGGGCGGTGGGTGCCGATCGAGGCCTCGACCGAGCGCACCCGGCCCAGCCGCCCCGCCCGGATCCAGTGCATCGCCGTGCGGAAGCCGGGGGTCATCCGGGTCCAGACGGCCTCCATGAGGAACACCCCGTGCGCGCGCGCCAGCCCCAGGAGGTCGCGGACCTCCGCGGCGGTCATCGCCAGGGCCTTCTCGCACACCACGTGCTTGCCCGCGCGCAGCAGCGCGGACA
Protein-coding sequences here:
- a CDS encoding Gfo/Idh/MocA family protein, with the translated sequence MPAATLSPFVDAALDAAHLDAPLTPTGRTLGWGVVSTADIAEKVVPDIAALPDARLVAVSSRHQHRAEDFARRHGVERAYGNTAASTGLERLAADPDVEVVYVATPHGYHHRDVSALLRAGKHVVCEKALAMTAAEVRDLLGLARAHGVFLMEAVWTRMTPGFRTAMHWIRAGRLGRVRSVEASIGTHRPVDPDHRLFRNADGGGVLLDMMVYPLTWTGAVLGAPESWTARAELGATAVDLDTALTLDFGHGRGHVSGTLSSTVPHQVTVSGTHGWLRVDGRINCPTTLVLQSADGARGGAAPVVEQVEVTGAGYVYEMREATRCIQQGLPESPVMPWADSLELVELFDQVRERIGVGYPNDRR